In the Candidatus Dechloromonas phosphoritropha genome, CTCCTTGGCGATCTTGTTGGCAAAAATGGTGGCGTCCTTCATTGCAATTTCAAGCTGGCCGCGAACATCGGCCGGCAGGCCATCCCAGAACTTCTTGTTGACGATGACGGCGTAACCCAGATAGCCATGATCGGTCAAACTCAGGTGCTTCTGAACCTCGAACATCTTCTGGGTATAGAGATTGGAAATCGGGTTCTCGGTGCCGTCGACCACGCCGGTCTGCAGCGCCTGATAAACCTCGGAGAACGCCATCACCTGCGGCAGCGAGCCGAGGGCGCGCATCTGCGCCTCGAGCACCTTGGACGATTGAATGCGCATCTTCTTGCCCTTGAGATCGGCCGGCAACTTGATCGGCGAATTCAGCGAGAAGGACTTGAAGCCATTGTCCCAGTAAGCCAGGCCGCGAATGCCCTTGGGTTCCAGCTTGGCCAGCAGTTGCTGGCCGACCGGGCCCTGCGTGACCTTGTGCAGTTCGGTGTAGCCGTCAAAGATGTAGGGCAGGTCGAAGACCTCGAATTCCTTGACACCGAGCGGGCCGAATTTGGCCAGTGACGGAGCGAGCATCTGGACAGCGCCAAGCTGCAAGGCTTCCATTTCTTCCTTGTCCTTGTACAGCGTCGAGTTGGCGTAAACCTCGACCTTGACCTTGCCCTTGGTCAGCTCATCCACCTTTTTGGCGAAATAATTGGCGGCCATTCCCTTGGGGGTTTCCTGAGCGACGACGTGACTGAACTTGATGACGATCGGCTCGGCGGCAAGAACAGAGGCCGACAGCACGCAGGTCATCAGGCCAAACAATAGTGAAGACATCTTCATGACGGTTTTCTCCTCCAGATTATGAATTTCAGCCAAAACAGGGGCCAGCAGCCGTAGAGTATTACGAAAGGCGGGTCCTTGGGGCATTGTGGATATCCGTATTGTGGTTTTCCACAATCCGCGAACCGGCCGGAGACGGCTGGTTTAACATCCCTCCATGCTTTCGCTCCCGCCCCCCGTCAGCGCCCGCCGCCTGCGCTGGATTTTCGCCCTGCCCAAGCTGGGCGTCGTGCTGCTGCTGGCTGCAGTCGTTTCGCTGCTCTGGCTGCTGCACCAGAACGACATCGAGGAAGAACGTGCCAGCCTGATCAAGGACGTGCTGTGGCTGGAACAGAACCTGCGCTTTCACCTCGCCAACAATGAGGAGCAGTTCCAGCAACTGGCCCAGGATCTCGGCCCCCAGGGTGACCGTCAGCATCTTTTCCGGCTTCGCGCCAACCACATGCTGAAGAACAACCCGGATATCGCGCAGATCGTCTGGTTCGACGCCAAACGCCAGGTAATCGATGTCCTGCCGGGGGCACTGCCGGCCGACAGCGAACTGGAAGCCTTCGGGCCGCCGGTGACGCAGAAGGCTTTCGAACTGGCCAGCCACCTCAACAAGCGGGTCTACAGCGAACCCTTCTTCCTGCGTGGCAACGTCGCCCATTTCGCGCTCGCCGTGCCGGTCTTCGCTGAACGCAAGCTGACCGGCATGCTGGTCGTCAGCTATTCGATCAACGCCATGCTCGGCAATCTCGTACCTTGGTGGTTTGCCGAGAAATACCGGGTGGTCGTCATCGACGACAACGACGTCCAGTTCGCCGCCAAATCGAATATCGAAGGCACCCCGAACCTTTCCTACGAACTGCCCTTCGAGCCGCCGGGCTACGGGCTGATCATCCGCGTCACCAGCTACCAGAGCCCCGGCAATCCGCTGCAGCGCCTGCTCGCCGCCGCTATCCTGATCCTCGCCAGCGGCATCTTCTGGAGCCTGTGGATCGTCCGCGACCTTATGAAAAAGCGCGCGCTGACCGAGGAAGCACTGCGTACCGAACATGCCTTGCGCTCGGCAATGGAGGACTCGCTGACGATCGGCATGCGGGCGCGTGACCTGGACGGCAGGATCATCTACGTCAATCCGGCACTTTGCCGGATGACCGGCTACGCGAGCGAAGAACTGGTCGGCCGCAGCCCGCCGATGCCTTACTGGGTGCCTGAACAATACGAAGAAACGATGGCCATGCATCAGGTCGTGATGGCCGGCGAAGCGCCACCGGACGGCTTCGAGATCACCTTCCGGCGCAAGGATGGCGAGCATTTCCAGGCGCTGGTCTATGAGGCGCCGCTGATCGACAGCAACGGCCGGCAAACCGGCTGGATGGCCTCGGTACTGGACGTCACCGAGCGGCGGCGCGCCGAGGAACTGGCCCGCCAGCAACAGGAACAATTGCAGTTCACCTCGCGCCTGGTGACCATGGGTGAAATGGCGTCGACCCTGGCGCACGAGTTGAACCAGCCGCTGGCGGCGATTGCCAGCTACAACACCGGCTGCCTCAACCTGCTGGCAAACAAGACGGTCGACTGCGCGGATATTCGCGAGGCGCTCGAAAAACTCGGCGTCCAGGCCCAGCGCGCCGGGCGCATCATTCGCCGCGTGCATGATTTCGTGAGGAAGAGCGAGCCAAAGCGCGCCCCCTGCGCGCTGCGCGAGGTCGTCGACGATTGCGTCGGCTTCGTCGAGGCCGAGATGCGCAAGCACCGGGTGCGTATCGAAAACACGCGGCTGGCGCTGCCGCCGGTGCTGGCCGACCGCCTGATGCTCGAACAGGTCCTGCTCAACCTGATCCGCAACGGCGTCGAAGCGATGAGCGCGACGCCCGAGAACATGCGGGTGTTGCGCATCTCCGCAATTGCCGGCGACGGCGAGGTCATCGTCAGCGTTGCCGACAACGGCTGCGGCATCGCGCCGGAAGTCCGCGAGAAGCTATTCACCGCATTCTTTTCGACCAAGCCGGAGGGCATGGGGGTCGGGCTGTCGATCTGCCGCTCGATTATCGAATTCCACCGTGGCCGCCTGTGGGCGGAAGATAATCCGCGATCGCCGACCGGAGCGGGTACGATATTCAAATTCACCCTGCCGCTGGAATCCGCATGAGCCTACCGCAAGCCCATCTCGTTGACGACGATGAAGCAATCCGCGATGCGCTGGCCTGGCTACTGAAATCGCGCGGCATACCATGCACGACCCACGACTGCGCGGAAGCCTTTCTCGCCGCGTGGACGCCGAAGCTCGCCGGCTGCGTGATTCTCGACATGCGCATGCCGGGGATGAGCGGCCTCGACTGCTTCGATATGCTGCGCGAGCGCCAGTCGGCGCTGCCGGTGATCTTCCTGACCGGTCATGGCGACGTGCCGCTGGCGGTGACGACGCTAAAAAAGGGCGCCTTCGATTTCTTCGAAAAGCCGTTCAACGACAACGACCTGGCGACGAGCGTCCGCGAAGCGATGGATCTCGATGCCCGGCAACGCGCGGCGAGCGCCACGGTCGACTCGGTAAACTCGCGGCTTTCCACCCTGACGACCCGCGAACGGCAGATCATGGAACATGTTCTGCTCGGCAAATTCAACAAGATCATCGCCGATGAACTGAACATCAGCATGCGCACCGTCGAGGTTCATCGCGCCAACCTGTTTGACAAGATGAAGGTAAAAACCGCAGTCGAACTGGCCAATTTGCTCAAACCCAAGCACTGACCCTTCCCTTGCCTGCGCTTTTTCGCTAGCATCTGGCGAATTCACCAGTGCCGTTTTCGGCACCCGACTTTTTTACTGGCATTCTGCCATTCGACGAGGCAATACATGAGCGAGCATATCCATTACGTTACCGATGACACCTTCGAAACCGAGGTGCTGCAGTCGCAGCAGCCGGTTCTGGTGGATTACTGGGCCGAATGGTGCGGACCCTGCAAGATGATTTCACCCATCCTCGACGACATCGCCAGGCAATACGCCGGCAAGCTCAAGGTGGCCAAGGTCAATATCGACGACAATCAGGCGACGCCGGCCAAGTTCGGCATTCGCGGCATCCCGACGCTGATGCTCTTCAAGAACGGCAATGTCGAAGCGACCAAGGTCGGCGCTCTGTCGAAGTCGCAACTCGCCGCCTTTATTGACAGCAACCTGTAATCTCCGTATCGTCCTCGCCTGAAGGCCTGTTTCGCGCCTTCAGGCAGACGCAGCATCGGCTGAAGCCGGCGTCGATCTCCCCCCATCCAAAGCACCCCACAGCGCCATCCGGCCACCGGCATTCGCCCGGCCCATCGCAGGTGCCACAACTACCCACATATGCAACTCTCCGAACTCAAGACCTTACACGTCAGCAAACTGCTCGACATGGCCACCGAACTCGTCATCGAGAACGCCAATCGCATGCGCAAGCAGGAACTGATCTACGCGATCCTGAAAGCCCGCGCCCGGAACGGCGACACGATCTACGGCGACGGCACGCTCGAAGTGCTGCAGGACGGCTTCGGCTTCCTTCGCTCGTCCGACACTTCCTACCTCGCCAACCCGGATGACATCTACGTTTCACCGTCGCAGATCCGGCGTTTCAACCTGCGTACCGGCGATACCATCGAGGGCGAGATCCGAACGCCGAAGGACGGAGAACGCTACGTCGCACTGACCAAGCTGGAATCGATCAACGGCTTCCCGCCCGAGGCGAACAAGCACAAGATCATGTTCGAGAACCTGACGCCGCTGCACCCGACACGCATGCTGTGTCTCGAGCGCGACATCAAGGCCGACGAAAACATTACCAGCCGCGTCATCGACATGATCGCCCCGGTCGGCGCCGGGCAGCGCGGCCTGATCGTCTCGCCGCCAAAAACCGGCAAGACGGTGATGCTGCAAAACATCGCCCATGCCCTCACCGCCAATCACCCTGACGTCGTACTGATCGTGCTGCTGATCGACGAACGCCCGGAAGAAGTCACCGAAATGACCCGCACCGTCAAGGGCGAGGTCGTTGCCTCGACCTTCGACGAACCGGCCACGCGCCACGTTGCGGTTGCCGAAATGGTCATCGAGAAGGCCAAGCGCCTGGTCGAGCACAAGAAAGATGTCGTCATCCTGCTCGACTCGATCACCCGCCTCGCCCGCGCCTACAACACCGTGCAGCCGGCCTCAGGCAAGGTACTGACCGGCGGCGTCGACGCCAACGCGCTGCAAAAGCCGAAGCGCTTCTTCGGCGCCGCGCGCAACATCGAGGAAGGCGGCTCGCTGACCATTCTCGCCACCGCGCTGATCGACACCGGCTCGCGCATGGACGAAGTGATCTATGAAGAGTTCAAGGGTACCGGCAACGCCGAAATTCACCTCGACCGCCGCATGGCCGAGAAGCGGATGTATCCGGCAATCAACGTCAACCGCTCCGGCACCCGCCGTGAGGAACTGCTGCTCAAGCCGGACGTGCTGTCGAAGATGTGGGTGCTGCGCAAGCTGTGCTACCCGATGGACGACCTCGCTGCCATGGAATTCCTGCTCGACAAGGTCAAGTCGACCAAGGGCAATGCCGAGTTTTTTGACGCCATGCGCCGCGGCTGAGCTTCGAATTCGTCTTGCAAGCGCGTGATTTTTCGAGGATAATTTCGCGATTTCCAGGTCGGCCAAAACCGCCGGTCGCGCAACGAAAGGACACCAAATGAAAGCCGATATCCACCCCGCCTACAATGAAATCCAGTTTGCTTGCTCGTGCGGCAATGCCTTCTCGACCCGCTCGACGACGAAAAAAGCGATTCATGTCGAGGTCTGCTCGCAATGCCATCCGTTCTACACCGGCAAGCAGAAGATCGTCGATACCGCAGGCCGCGTCGAGAAATTCAACCAGAAGTTCGGCGCCCTGCGCGGTAGCAAAGCCGCCGCCTGATCGGCATGCGTCAAGACAGGAAGGGCAGCCAGCGGGCTGCCTTTTTCTTTTTTGGAACATATTCTTTCGCCCATGGCTAATTTCGCAACCCTGCTCCGTCGCGGCATCCGTCTGCCCCCGGCCGGCTGGGCCCTGGCTGCGATGCTCGCGTTCTACGTCCTGGCCGGACTCTTCGGCCGCGACCCGTGGAAGGGTGAGGATGCGATCCACATTGGCTCCGCCTGGAACATGCTCCACTACGGCGACTGGCTCTCGCCCGACCTCGCCGGACGCCCTTTCCACGAGCCTCCGCTGTACTACTGGACCGGCGCCCTGACCGGCAAGGCGCTCGGCTGGCTCTTGCCCATGCACGAAGCGATACGCCTCGCCAGCGGCGTCTGGGTTACGCTGGCGCTGGTCGGGATCTACTATGCCGGGCGCGAACTCTACGGACAGGAAAGCGCCGCCGCCAGCCCGCTCCTGCTCGCCGGTTGTGTCGGCCTGCTGATCCATGCCCACGATGCGCAGCCCATGTTGATAGCGGTCGCCGCCTACGGCAGCGCCATCGGCGCGCTAGCCGCACTGAGCCGCCGGCCGTGGCGGGCGGGGACTTTCTACGGTCTCGCCGTCGCCGCTTGCCTGCTCGGTACCGGGATTGCCCCGACCCTGCCGTTGCTGGCGATCGCACCGCTTGCCTGGTGGCTGGCGGCAGACCGCCGGCTGGCGCTGCGCGCCCTTGCTTTCGGTCTCGGACTTGCCCTGATCCTGATCCTGCCCTGGCCGCTCCTGCTGCTCGCCCTCGAACCCTCGCGCTTCCATGGCTGGCTGAACACCGAACTGGTGCCGCTACGGACGCCGTTCTCGTTTTTCGGGGCCGGCCACTTCCTGTCACTGTTGCCCTGGTTTGCCTTCCCTGTGCTGCCGCTCGCGGCCTGGTCGTTGTGGACCAGGCGCCAGGCACTGACGGCGACACCGCAGTTGCTGCCGCTGGCCTTCCTGCTCCTGACCGTGCTGATGCTCGCGCTCGCCTTCCGGCCGCGCGATATCCCCGCCCTGCTGATGCTGCCGCCGCTGGCCCTGCTCGCCACGCCGGGGGCCCTGACCTTGCGCCGCGGCGCGGCCAGCGCGTTCGACTGGTTCTCGATGATGACCCTCAGCTTCTTCATTGCCCTGCTCTGGCTGGCGTGGTCGGCCATGGCGCTCGGCTGGCCGCAGCGCCTGGCCACCCGGGTGGTTGTGCTGCGCCCGGGGTTCGTCGGGAATTTCGAACTGGCCGCGTTCACCATCGGGGTGCTGGCCACGATCTGGTGGATCTGGCTGATCTTTACCGCGCCGCGCTCGCCCTACCGCAGCCTTACCCACTGGACGCTGGGGTTCACCACGCTGTGGCTGATGGCGACGTCGCTGATCCTGCCCTGGTTCGACTACGGCAAGAGCTATCGTCCGGTGGCCGAAGCCATTGCCAGCGCACTTCCAGCCGACCATGGCTGCCTGGCCGAACGCGGCCTCGGCGACGCGCAGCGTGCGTCACTCGCCTATTTTATCGGCATCGAGCCGAATGCGGCGAACTCGGCCGCCGGCAGGGAATGCAACTGGCTGCTGGTCGCGGGCAGCAACAGCAAGGAACTTGCTGCTCCGAACGGCACGTGGACCCGGGTCTGGCAAGGGAACCGTCCCGGTGAACACAAGGAAAAATTCCGCCTCTACCGGCGTTGACCCCGGCATGTTTCCGGTCGGTCGCGCTCGGCGCTCAGCCTTTGAGAAAATGCTCGCGGTAATACCTGAGTTCGTCGATCGACTCGTGGATATCGGCCAGCGCCGTATGCCGCCCCTTCTTCCTGAATCCCTTGTAGACTTCCGGCTGCCAGCGCTTGCACAGTTCCTTCAGGGTGCTGACGTCGAGGTTGCGGTAATGGAAAAAGGCTTCCAGCGTCGGCATGTGGCGGGCCATGAAGCGGCGGTCCTGACCGATCGAGTTGCCGCACATCGGCGAATGGCCCTTCGCGGAGTATTTCTTGAGGAACTCCAGCGCAAGCAATTCGACCGCTGCCTCGTCCAGCACCGACGCCTTGACCCTGTCGATCAGTCCCGAGCGGCCGTGCGTCTTCTGGTTCCATTCGTCCATGGCGGCCAGCGCTGCATCTTCCTGATGGAAGGCCCAGGATGGCGACTCGGCCACCAGTTCCAGTTCGGAATTGGTCACCACCATCGCCATTTCGATGATCCGGTCGCTGTCGGGATCGAGGCCGGTCATCTCCATATCCAGCCAGACGAGGTTGTTTGCGTTGCCTGTCATATAATTGCCCGAGACCTTGAAGACCGACATTTTCTCATAGCTTCGCAACCAGTTCCGTGAGCACCAACTTGACCTTCCTGTTTCTTGCAGCTTTTGCCCTGACGCTCGCCGGCCGCCTGTGGCTGACGCTGCGCCAGATCCGTTTCGTCGCCGCCCACCGTGGCGCCGTTCCGGACGATTTCGCCGAACGCATTTCACTCGCCGCCCATCAAAAAGCAGCCGATTACACGGTCGACCGCAACAAACTGGCGATTCTGACCACACTGGTCGACGCCGCGCTGCTCATGGCCCTGACGCTCGCTGGCGGACTCGCCTGGCTGCACGATTTCTGGAGCGCCCGCCTCGTCGGCCTGCCCTACGGTCTGGCGCTGATCTTCAGCGTGATGCTCATTTCAGCGCTGATCGACCTGCCCTTCGCGCTCTACCGCCAGTTCGTCATCGAAGCTCGCTACGGCTTCAACCGCATGAGCCTCGGCCTCTTCGTTGGCGACCTGGCCAAGCAAACCCTGCTCGGCATCGTCATCGGCGCCCCCGTGATCCTCGCCGTACTCTGGCTGATGGGCGCCATGGGCAGCGCCTGGTGGTTCTCGGTCTGGCTCTTCTGGTGCGCCTTCAACCTGCTGATCCTGTTCATCTACCCGACCTGGATCGCGCCGCTGTTCAACAAGTTCGCACCGCTCGAAGAGGGCGAGATGAAGTCGCGCATCGAGGCGCTGCTGACGCGCTGCGACTTTACCTCGTCCGGCCTCTTCGTCATGGACGGCTCGAAGCGCTCGAGCCACGGCAATGCCTATTTCACCGGCTTCGGCGACAACAAGCGCATCGTCTTCTTCGACACCCTGCTCGCGCGCCTTGCACCGCAGGAGATCGAAGCCGTGCTGGCCCACGAACTCGGGCATTTCCGGCGCCGCCATGTCGTCAAGCGCATCGTTTTCATGTTCGCCGCCGCCCTCGGCTTTCTCTGGCTGCTCGGCCAGCTGATCGACGCGCCGTGGTTCTACGCCGGCCTTGGCGTGCCGGCCCGAAGCACGGCGCTGGCCCTGATCCTGTTCTTCCTCGTCATTCCAGTATTCACCTTCCCGCTCAGCCCGCTGCTCAGCCGCCTGTCGCGCCAGCACGAATTCGAGGCCGACGCCTACGCCGCCGAACATACGGCTGCCGCCGACCTCGGCCGGGCACTGGTCAAGCTCTACGAGGACAACGCGACGACGCTGACCCCCGACCCGCTGCATTCGCTGTTCTACGATTCGCACCCGCCGGCCGCAGCACGCATCGCCCGACTGGCCCAAGCACAGGCAGTTGCCCGTTGATGCACGGCCGCGTCGTCGCCGCCCACGGCCGCCAGTACGTCGTCGAACTCGACAACGGCACGTTGTTGCCTTGCTTCCCACGCGGCAAGCGCAGCGATATCTCCTGCGGCGACCGCGTCGACGTCCAGCGCACCTCGGATGACCAGGGGGTGATCGAAGCCATCCAGCCGCGCACCAGCCTGCTCTACCGCTCGAATGTAGTCAGGCAGAAGCTGATTGCCGCCAACGTTGACCAGATCGTCATCGTCGTCGCCACCGAGCCGGCTTTTTCCGACGAACTGGTGACGCGCGCCCTGCTCGCCGCCGAGAGCGAGGAAATCGAGCCGCTGATCGTCCTCAACAAGTGCGACCTGAGCGAACGGGTTCCAGCCGCCCGTGCCCAGCTTGCGGTCTTCGCCACCCTCGGCTATCGCGTCGTCGAACTCTCGGCCCGCGACCACGCCGAGGACCTGCGCCCCGAACTGCACGGCTACACCAGCGTGCTGGTCGGCCAGTCAGGCATGGGCAAGTCGACGCTGGTCAATGCGCTGGTGCCGGAAGCCCAGGCCGCGACGCGCGAGATTTCGGCGGCGCTCGATTCCGGCAAGCACACGACGACGCACGCGACGCTCTACCACCTCGACCCCGACAGCGCACTGATCGATTCGCCGGGTCTGCAGGAATTCGGCCTCGGCCACCTCGACCGCCAGGAGATCGAATACGCTTTCCGCGAATTCCGCCCCTATCTCGGCAAGTGCCGCTTCCGTGACTGCCACCACAACCGCGAGCCCGACTGCGCCTTGATCGCCGCGGTCGACGCCGGAAACATCGACAAAAGGCGTTTCGCCATCTACCACCGTATCATGGGCACGCCGCGCGCCGATTGATCCGCTCTGCACCGAGGCTCAGGATATTTCCGCCAGCCGGTCTCGCGCGCCGCGCCCGGCGCTATGGCCGGTGGCGAAGCAGGCGGTCAGCAGATAACCACCCGTCGGCGCCTCCAAATCGACCATCGCCGGCACAGAAGACACCCGGCAGGTCGCGCAGCATCAGCTTTTCGTCCAGCCCTTCAAACCTGACGCCACCTGCCGTGCTGATCGCTTCGTCGATCGGTCGCGGCACCTTAACAGGTAAACGAAAATCCTTGATCGCCGCCGCCACAAGGTCTGTTGCACCCCAAGGGTACTTTATGTCCCCGGCGCTGCCGGGGGCGGTATCCCTTGCGGACCTGCCGGGCGCGGTCAACGTCGAAATTGGCAGAAATTCGTGCAGCAGCCCGGCCTTGACCCTCGATCCCGGCCCGCCGGCGCAGGTGGTTGGCCAGCGAATCGTGGCCGCGCGGCCGCGCGAGGTCAGCGCACAGGCGTTCCAGCGTGCGCCCCGGCGCCAGATCAAGATGCAGCACGGCGCTACCATCCTGCATCAGCGCATCGCGCAACGGGGCCGCCAGCGCATAGAGCAGCCCGCCCTCGATACCGCCCGCCGTGATCGTGAATTCGCCCGGCAGGCGCCGCCCGCCCACTGAACCAACCACCGATTTGACCGACTGACCAGCGAAACGCGTACTGAAATGCGCGCTCCATCCGACGTCGAAGCCGCAATTTGCCGGCTTCAGCGGCGCAACGGAAATCCCGCGTTCACGCAGCAGCGGCAATCAGGTGCCATCGGAACCTAACTTGGCCCAACTGCCCCCGCCCAGCGCCAGAATCACCGCGTCCGCCGCAAACTGTATTTCGCCCGTCGGCGTCGCAAAGCGTAAGGCGCCCTCGGCAGCCCAGCCCAGCCAGCGATGGCGCACGTGAAAATGCACGCCCTGTCCGCGCAGGCGCTGCAGCCAGACGCGCAACAGTGGCGCCGCCTTCATCTCCACCGGAAAAACGCGGTCCGACGAACCAACGAAAGTCGCGATGCCCAACCCGGCGATCCATTCGCGCAAAGCCTGGGGGCCGAAAGCTTCGAGCAGGTGGCCGAGTACTTGCTGGCGCTCGCCGTAGCGGCCGATGAGATCGGCCAGCGGCTCGGCATGAGTGATGTTCATACCGCCCTTGCCAGCCATCAGGAACTTGCGACCGAACGACGGCATGGCATCGAAAATATCCACTTTCAGGCCGTCGACCGCGCCAGCCAGTTGTTCCGCCGCCATCAACCCGGCCGGCCCGCCACCGATGATGGCGACGCTTGTCATCAGCGCTTGGCGTCCACCGGGCTGGTGATTTTTTCCGGTACGGCGTCCGCTGCCGGCGGCTCGTCCTTGTCGAGCGGTGTCACCGTCACCTCGACTTCCGGTTCAGCCCCGCGACCGCCGAGAATGATGCCGCGCAGCGGTGAGATGTCGCCGAAGTCGCGGCCGATGGCGACCGTGATGTGCTCGGTATCCGGCAGCAGGTTGTTGGTCGGATCGAAATCCACCCAGTCGTTCGCAAAGCCAGGCGCATAGACCGAGACCCAGGCGTGCGAGGCGTCGGCCCCGATCAGGCGTGGCTTGCCAGGCGGCGGCCGAGTCAGCAGGTAGCCGCTGACATAACGCGTCGCGAGGCCGAGCGCGCGCAGGCAGGCGATCATCAGGTGGGCAAAATCCTGGCAAACGCCGCGTTTGTTTTCCAGCACTTCCATAACTGGCGTCGACACCGTGGTCGCCTCCGGATCGAACTTGAATTCCCGGAATATCTTGGCCATCAGCGCCCGGGCGCCGACCAGCACCGGCGTATCGGGCGGAAAGCAGTCGGCGGCGTACTGCGCCAGTTCGTGCTTGATACGGACATGGGCGCTCTCGAACAGGAAACGCAGCGCATCGAGATCTTCCGGCCGTGGCGCCTTTGCATCGTAGGCCAGTCGGTCATGCACCCGTTCCCACGGTAGTGACTTCTCGAGATGCACCGGCAAATGCGGCCGCACGGCGATGGTCATCGCCGAGCGGATGATCAGCCCCTCATGCGGCGCGTGAAAGGCGATCCAGGTCACCGGATTGCCGAAGGCGTCCTGCCCGTCGCGCCGCCAGGTCGGCTGCGGGACGATGTCGATGCGCTGCTCCTCGACCTGCTGCCAGGGCAGGACGCGCGGCGAGAGATGCAGTTGCTGCTGCGACAGCGACACCGCGCTGCCGTATTCGTAGCGTGTCTCGTGCAGCACATGGTAGCGGATGGCCTGGCGATCCATGACTAGAGGGCCATCGTCTGCCGGCTGACATCCGACACATGCGTGAAGTAGCGCATGGCCAGCCAGTCGGAAAGCTTGACCGAGGCGGCGTCGAGTTCTTCCAGCAGGGTTGCCAGATCCTCGCACGGCGAGCAGTTGCGGCACTGGTTGAACTGCAGGTGTTCGAAGCGCCCGAGATCGAAAGCGCGCAGGCGCTTGAGCGCATCGCTCATCCGGGCGTCGCTGGATGCGCCGAGCTCGCGCATCATCCGCTCGAGGTAACGGGCCAGCACGCTGGCCTGGAAAACCACGCCGTGCGGGTTGCTGTCGTCGAAAACCAGCAGGTCGAGGACCGGCAACAGTTCCGGAAGGCGCGAATAGCGCGAACGGTAGGTAATGATTGAATCAGTCAGTTCGAGCAACCATTCGAGGCTACCCGGCCCGCGCGTCGACGGCATGCGCAGGAAATTGGCCAGCGCCTGGGCGAGGAAGGACAGCCGTTCCAGGCGGCGGCCGATGATCAGGAAACGCCAGCCGTCGTCACGCGTCATGTTGTCCATCGCAAAGCCGGTCAGCGACGAGGAGACGCCGAGCACGCGGTCGAGGAAGGCGATCGCCTCGGTCAGTGTCGGGTGGCGCTTGAGTGCCGCCTGCTGCTCGCGCTGCAGGCGGTTCAGCGAGTGCCAGTGGTCGAGCGACAGGCGCTCGCGGACATGCGTCGCCGACCACATCACCTCGCGGATCGTGCCGGCCAGGCTGCCCGGCTGCTCCGGGTCATAAATGGCCTCGAGCAGTGCGTGTTCGCTGCCCTCCTTGATCTCGCTGTCCTCCTCCGGGTCGGGCAGGATGTGCAGGCGCGTGGCCAGTTCCAGCGCCGACTCGACTGCCGACGTCTTATGCCCGGCGGCTTCGACGAGGCGGCTGAGGGCGACGCGCAACATGCGGGCGCTGTCGTCGAAACGTT is a window encoding:
- the rpmE gene encoding 50S ribosomal protein L31; protein product: MKADIHPAYNEIQFACSCGNAFSTRSTTKKAIHVEVCSQCHPFYTGKQKIVDTAGRVEKFNQKFGALRGSKAAA
- the trxA gene encoding thioredoxin TrxA, with the translated sequence MSEHIHYVTDDTFETEVLQSQQPVLVDYWAEWCGPCKMISPILDDIARQYAGKLKVAKVNIDDNQATPAKFGIRGIPTLMLFKNGNVEATKVGALSKSQLAAFIDSNL
- a CDS encoding TRAP transporter substrate-binding protein yields the protein MKMSSLLFGLMTCVLSASVLAAEPIVIKFSHVVAQETPKGMAANYFAKKVDELTKGKVKVEVYANSTLYKDKEEMEALQLGAVQMLAPSLAKFGPLGVKEFEVFDLPYIFDGYTELHKVTQGPVGQQLLAKLEPKGIRGLAYWDNGFKSFSLNSPIKLPADLKGKKMRIQSSKVLEAQMRALGSLPQVMAFSEVYQALQTGVVDGTENPISNLYTQKMFEVQKHLSLTDHGYLGYAVIVNKKFWDGLPADVRGQLEIAMKDATIFANKIAKEQNDKDLASVKASGKTEVYTPTKEERMAFKKVLVPVHKQMESRIGKEIIESVYKETGFNPNSL
- the rho gene encoding transcription termination factor Rho, which codes for MQLSELKTLHVSKLLDMATELVIENANRMRKQELIYAILKARARNGDTIYGDGTLEVLQDGFGFLRSSDTSYLANPDDIYVSPSQIRRFNLRTGDTIEGEIRTPKDGERYVALTKLESINGFPPEANKHKIMFENLTPLHPTRMLCLERDIKADENITSRVIDMIAPVGAGQRGLIVSPPKTGKTVMLQNIAHALTANHPDVVLIVLLIDERPEEVTEMTRTVKGEVVASTFDEPATRHVAVAEMVIEKAKRLVEHKKDVVILLDSITRLARAYNTVQPASGKVLTGGVDANALQKPKRFFGAARNIEEGGSLTILATALIDTGSRMDEVIYEEFKGTGNAEIHLDRRMAEKRMYPAINVNRSGTRREELLLKPDVLSKMWVLRKLCYPMDDLAAMEFLLDKVKSTKGNAEFFDAMRRG
- a CDS encoding response regulator transcription factor, which translates into the protein MSLPQAHLVDDDEAIRDALAWLLKSRGIPCTTHDCAEAFLAAWTPKLAGCVILDMRMPGMSGLDCFDMLRERQSALPVIFLTGHGDVPLAVTTLKKGAFDFFEKPFNDNDLATSVREAMDLDARQRAASATVDSVNSRLSTLTTRERQIMEHVLLGKFNKIIADELNISMRTVEVHRANLFDKMKVKTAVELANLLKPKH
- a CDS encoding PAS domain S-box protein; the encoded protein is MLSLPPPVSARRLRWIFALPKLGVVLLLAAVVSLLWLLHQNDIEEERASLIKDVLWLEQNLRFHLANNEEQFQQLAQDLGPQGDRQHLFRLRANHMLKNNPDIAQIVWFDAKRQVIDVLPGALPADSELEAFGPPVTQKAFELASHLNKRVYSEPFFLRGNVAHFALAVPVFAERKLTGMLVVSYSINAMLGNLVPWWFAEKYRVVVIDDNDVQFAAKSNIEGTPNLSYELPFEPPGYGLIIRVTSYQSPGNPLQRLLAAAILILASGIFWSLWIVRDLMKKRALTEEALRTEHALRSAMEDSLTIGMRARDLDGRIIYVNPALCRMTGYASEELVGRSPPMPYWVPEQYEETMAMHQVVMAGEAPPDGFEITFRRKDGEHFQALVYEAPLIDSNGRQTGWMASVLDVTERRRAEELARQQQEQLQFTSRLVTMGEMASTLAHELNQPLAAIASYNTGCLNLLANKTVDCADIREALEKLGVQAQRAGRIIRRVHDFVRKSEPKRAPCALREVVDDCVGFVEAEMRKHRVRIENTRLALPPVLADRLMLEQVLLNLIRNGVEAMSATPENMRVLRISAIAGDGEVIVSVADNGCGIAPEVREKLFTAFFSTKPEGMGVGLSICRSIIEFHRGRLWAEDNPRSPTGAGTIFKFTLPLESA